The following nucleotide sequence is from Tissierellales bacterium.
TAATTATAGCTATTATTGATATGTTGTCCTATCAACTTGTCAATAATAATTAAAAATTCCACACTATTTTAAAACTATCTCCATCAATCCAAATTGCATCAATTAATCTTCTTAATAATTCGTTCTTTTCAGCTACACTTAATATCTCCCACTTATTGTTTATTGTAACAACAGTGTCTTTCAAAAATCCATCTTCAACATTTTTAGATTCTTCTTTTTCCTCCTCTAATATTTTCAATAAATTATTTTTCTTATCATGTAGATCTTTTATTTTATTTTTAAAATTATCTATGTTTTGTAGATCCTCATCCAGCGATTGTGCCTAATAGTGGGATAACTTTAGAAGATCCTATATTATATTTTTCTAAATTGACGTGCATTAGATTATCAATAGATACTTTAAATATACTTGATATATCTGATAATATACCAGCATTAGGGATTCTAATTCCCTTTTCCCATTCGCTAACAGCAGATGCACTCTTTAAGCCTAGCATATTAGCTAACTCTAATTGCTCTATGCCATTTTTATCCCTTAGATATTTGAGATTAGTATTAAAAAATTCACTCATCAACATCACCCCCTTC
It contains:
- a CDS encoding helix-turn-helix transcriptional regulator, whose amino-acid sequence is MSEFFNTNLKYLRDKNGIEQLELANMLGLKSASAVSEWEKGIRIPNAGILSDISSIFKVSIDNLMHVNLEKYNIGSSKVIPLLGTIAG